GGAACGAACCGCTGTCTTTCCTGTCATAAGCGCGAATTCACCGAAGGCTCAGGCGCGCCGATGATCAGCATCACGCACTTCATGGATCGTGACGGTCAGGTTCTCTCCGACGTGACGCCGCGCCGCTATTTCTGTACGGCTTGCCATGTGCAGCAGACTGACGCTCGCCCCCTGGTGCCGAATATGTTCCGTGATGCGAAGGATATCGGCGCAACTCAGCAATAGGGCGGGATATGGCGAAGCTTGGCAATGTGTTTCGTCCGATTTGGGATATCCTTCTGCGTTACTGGAGGATCATCAGTCGTCCGAGCGCCTATTTCAGCCTGGGCTTTCTCACGCTGGGCGGCTTCATCTGCGGCGTGATCTTCTGGGGCGGATTCAATACGGCGCTCGAAGTCACCAATACCGAGAAATTCTGCATTTCATGCCATGAGATGCGTGACAATGTCTATCAGGAGCTGACGCAGACGGTGCATTTCTCCAACCGCTCAGGCGTGCGTGCGACCTGTCCGGATTGTCATGTGCCGCATGAGTGGACCCGCAAAATCGCCCGCAAGATGCAGGCCTCGAAGGAGGTCTGGGGCAAGATTTTCGGCACGATCGCGACCCGGCAGAAATTCCTCGAAATGCGACGTGAGCTGGCCGAGCATGAATGGGCGCGCCTCAAGGCGAATGACTCGCTCGAATGCCGAAATTGCCATTCAGCGGTCGCCATGGACTTCACCCGGCAGACCCGGCGCGCCGCTGAGATCCATAGCCGCTTCCTGGTGACGGGCGAACGGACGTGCATCGATTGCCACAAGGGGATCGCGCATCTCCTGCCTGACATGACCGGCGTCGATCCGGGTTGGAAGGTGCCGCCGGAACTGCAGGGCAGCGGGGATATGTCCTGGCACGGTGCAGCGCGCGCGCTTCGCATGTATGTCGAAGCGACGTCCGGCGCCCCCGGGACTGACCCCTGATAGCGTCCGGATCAGACCCTCGTCGGCATCACTTCGTCGGGCGCCGGCTTCGCCTTGTCGAACGCATCGAGCGCCTCGCAACGCTCAGCCAGTTTTTCAAGGCGCGGATAGCGCCCGGTCGGGAAGGCTTCCGGCAGGCGCAAATTCAGATAGCCGATCAGGCAGCCCAACGTCACATCGGCCTGAGTGAACTTTCTGCCGGAATACCAGGGTTCGCCGGCATGCGCGTCGAGATGGACAAGGGCGCCGGAAAGCTGCGCCATGCAACGCACCGTCCATTCATGGGCGATGCCTTGCGGGACGTGGAAATGCCGCTCATAGACGACCGCGAGCGTCTTCTCGATGGCGCCCGTGGCGAGCGCCACGATCTGCAGCACGCGGCGGCGCTCCTCGCCGCTCGGCGGAGTGAGCGCCTTTTTCGGCCCCACCATCTCGTCGAGATAGTCGATGATGGCGCCGCTGTCATGCAGCGTCTCGCCGCCGTCGATGATCAGCGAGGGGATACGCATCAGGGGATTGATCTCGACCATTCCAGGATGGAAGACCGACAATCGGTTGCGCTCGAAGCGCAGGTGATAATGATGCAGCGTCACCGCGACGCGGCGCACGAACGGGGAATCATACTGACCGACGAGGATCATAGGCGTGCCCTAATCTCGAACCTCGGAACATTAAGGCTTTTGCATCGGCGATCAATGCCGATCAGTCTATCCCGCCAATCGCATGGCGGCTTTGTCGCGCCCGATGAGTGGCAAAAGGAGAGCAAGTTCCGGCCCATGATCGAGGCCAGTCAGCGCCAGGCGCAGCGGCATGAACAAAGCCTTGCCCTTGCGGCCGGTAGCGGATTTGACGGTCTCCGTCCAATTCTTCCAGGTGTCGCCGGTCCAGGGAGCGCTCGGCAGAAGGCTTGCCGCAACCTTGATGAAATCGCGGTCCTCAGGGGCGATCTGAGGGGTGACCTCGCCGGCGACAATTGCCCGCCAGTGATTCACATCGGCGAACACCGTGAGATTGCCGCGCACCGCGAGCCAGAAGGCCTCATCGCCATGTTCGAGCCGCGACTTCACGGACGCGTAAGGCAGCATATGCAGAAGCCTGGCATTGAGGCCGCGCAACTCGTTGTCGTCGAAACGGGCCGGCGCCCGCGACAGCTTGGCGAGATCGAAACCGTCGACGAGTTCGCGATAATCGATGCAGGGATGGATCGAGTCCGAGGTGCCGAGCAACGCCGCATGGCTCACCACCGCCATGGCTTCGAGCCCTTCCTCGCGCAAGGAGGCGATCGACAGGGAGCCGAGCCGCTTCGACAGCCCCTGGCCGTCGGCGCCCGTGAGCAGGCTGTGGTGGGCGAAGTGCGGAACCTTGCCGCCGAGCGCCTCGAAGATCTCGATCTGCACAGCGGCATTGACGACATGGTCCTCGCCGCGGATCACATGGGTGATGCCGAAGTCGATGTCGTCTACGACCGAGGGCAGCGTATAGAGATAAGTACCGTCCTCGCGCACCAGCACCGGATCGGAGAGGTTGGTGGTGTCGATATGCTGCGGCCCGCGGATAAGGTCGACCCATTCGACGGTGCGATTGTCGAGCTTGAAGCGCCAATGCGGCTTGCGGCCTTGCGCCTCGAGCGCCTGGCGCTCCTCCTCAGTGAGATTCAAGGCGGCCCGGTCATAGACCGGCGGCTGATGCCGCGCGAGTTGGCGCTTGCGCCGTCTTTCGAGCTCGTCCGGCGTCTCGTAGCAGGGATAGAGACGGTCTGCCGCTTTGAGTTTCTCGGCCGCGGCGCGGTAGCGGTCGAAGCGCTTCGACTGATACTCGACCCGGTCCGGCACGATGCCTAGCCAGTCGAGATCGCGCGCAATGCCTTCCGCGAATTCCGCCGTCGAGCGCTCCAGATCGGTGTCGTCATAGCGCAGCACGAAGCTGCCGTCCGATTTGCGTGAAAACAGCCAGTTGAGAATAGCCGTTCGCGCATTGCCGATATGGATGCGGCCGGTGGGCGAAGGCGCGAAGCGTAAAATTGGGGCCATGTCAGCTTCTGTCTCTGAAACCATTAACGATTGGATAGCGCCGGTCGCGGCCGAAATTGCGCCGGGTGATCTTGACGCCGGGTGCCGCCTGCCGGCGTTTGTATTCCGCCACATAGAGCATGTGCTGGATCCGCTTCACCAAGGCTTCTGCATGGCCGCGCTTGACGATATCGGCGACCGGCATTTCCTCTTCGACCAGACCGGAAAGTATGTCGTCGAGCGCGTCATAGGGCGGCAGCGTGTCCTGATCGGTCTGGTTCTCGCGCAATTCGGCCGTCGGCGCCTTGCTGATGATGCGTTCGGGAATGACCAGGCCGTCCGGCCCCTTGAGGCCCTTGGGCCGGTTCTCGTTGCGCCAACGTGCGAGCCGATAGACCTGGGTCTTGTAGACGTCCTTGATTGGGTTGAAGCCGCCATTCATGTCGCCATAGAGTGTCGCGTAGCCGACCGACATTTCCGACTTGTTGCCGGTGGTCAGCACCATGGCGCCGAACTTGTTGGAGATCGCCATCAGGATCACCCCGCGGCTGCGCGACTGGATGTTCTCCTCCGTCGTGTCGATGTTCTTGCCGTTGAACATCGGTTTGAGCGCCGAAAGGAAGCCCTCGACCGGCTCCTTGATCGGCACGACGTCGTAGCGCACGCCGAGCGCCTTGGCGCAGGCTTCCGCATCGGTGAGACTGTCGCGGCTCGTATAGGCGTAAGGCAACATCACGCAATGGACGCGTTCGGGCCCCAGCGCGTCGACCGCCATCGCGGCGACCACGGCTGAATCGATGCCGCCGGAAAGTCCCAGCACCACGCCGGGAAAGCGGTTCTTCTCGACATAGTCCCTGAGACCGAGGACGCAGGCGAGCCAGGTCTCTTCTTCCTTTTCCGGGAGGCGGGCGATGTCGCTTTTCTTCATGTGCCAGCCGGCATCGCCGCGCACCCATTCGGTGATGGCGACGGCTTCCTCGAACATCGGCATCTGCAGTGCGAGGCTGCGATCGGCATTGAGGACGAAGGAAGCGCCGTCGAAGACGAGCTCGTCCTGTCCCCCGACCTGGTTGAGATAGGCAAGCGGCAGACCGGTCTCGGTGATACGCGCCACAACGAGGTTGAGCCGCGTGTCGTCCTTGTTCTGCTCGAAGGGCGAGCCATTGGGGACGAGCAGGATTTCGGCGCCCGTCTCGGCCAGGGTCTCGCAGGATTCCTCGGTCCAGATATCCTCGCAGATCGGCACGCCGAGGCGCACGCCCTTGAAGCTGATCGGGCCGGGTGCTGGGCCCGCGTCGAAGACCCGCTTCTCGTCGAAGACGCCATAATTCGGCAGATCATGCTTGAAGCGCAAGGTTTCGATCTTGCCGTTATTCAGGAGCGCCACGGCA
This genomic stretch from Nordella sp. HKS 07 harbors:
- a CDS encoding glutathione S-transferase family protein, producing MILVGQYDSPFVRRVAVTLHHYHLRFERNRLSVFHPGMVEINPLMRIPSLIIDGGETLHDSGAIIDYLDEMVGPKKALTPPSGEERRRVLQIVALATGAIEKTLAVVYERHFHVPQGIAHEWTVRCMAQLSGALVHLDAHAGEPWYSGRKFTQADVTLGCLIGYLNLRLPEAFPTGRYPRLEKLAERCEALDAFDKAKPAPDEVMPTRV
- a CDS encoding NAD+ synthase — protein: MTDHLVIALAQLNPTVGAVTENLAKARDAVAAARKAGADLILFPELYICGYPPEDLVLRPSFVSACRAAAEDLAHDTAGGPAVLMGLPWRDGEKLHNAVALLNNGKIETLRFKHDLPNYGVFDEKRVFDAGPAPGPISFKGVRLGVPICEDIWTEESCETLAETGAEILLVPNGSPFEQNKDDTRLNLVVARITETGLPLAYLNQVGGQDELVFDGASFVLNADRSLALQMPMFEEAVAITEWVRGDAGWHMKKSDIARLPEKEEETWLACVLGLRDYVEKNRFPGVVLGLSGGIDSAVVAAMAVDALGPERVHCVMLPYAYTSRDSLTDAEACAKALGVRYDVVPIKEPVEGFLSALKPMFNGKNIDTTEENIQSRSRGVILMAISNKFGAMVLTTGNKSEMSVGYATLYGDMNGGFNPIKDVYKTQVYRLARWRNENRPKGLKGPDGLVIPERIISKAPTAELRENQTDQDTLPPYDALDDILSGLVEEEMPVADIVKRGHAEALVKRIQHMLYVAEYKRRQAAPGVKITRRNFGRDRRYPIVNGFRDRS
- the gltX gene encoding glutamate--tRNA ligase — protein: MAPILRFAPSPTGRIHIGNARTAILNWLFSRKSDGSFVLRYDDTDLERSTAEFAEGIARDLDWLGIVPDRVEYQSKRFDRYRAAAEKLKAADRLYPCYETPDELERRRKRQLARHQPPVYDRAALNLTEEERQALEAQGRKPHWRFKLDNRTVEWVDLIRGPQHIDTTNLSDPVLVREDGTYLYTLPSVVDDIDFGITHVIRGEDHVVNAAVQIEIFEALGGKVPHFAHHSLLTGADGQGLSKRLGSLSIASLREEGLEAMAVVSHAALLGTSDSIHPCIDYRELVDGFDLAKLSRAPARFDDNELRGLNARLLHMLPYASVKSRLEHGDEAFWLAVRGNLTVFADVNHWRAIVAGEVTPQIAPEDRDFIKVAASLLPSAPWTGDTWKNWTETVKSATGRKGKALFMPLRLALTGLDHGPELALLLPLIGRDKAAMRLAG
- a CDS encoding cytochrome c3 family protein — its product is MAKLGNVFRPIWDILLRYWRIISRPSAYFSLGFLTLGGFICGVIFWGGFNTALEVTNTEKFCISCHEMRDNVYQELTQTVHFSNRSGVRATCPDCHVPHEWTRKIARKMQASKEVWGKIFGTIATRQKFLEMRRELAEHEWARLKANDSLECRNCHSAVAMDFTRQTRRAAEIHSRFLVTGERTCIDCHKGIAHLLPDMTGVDPGWKVPPELQGSGDMSWHGAARALRMYVEATSGAPGTDP